A stretch of the Mycolicibacterium celeriflavum genome encodes the following:
- the kasB gene encoding 3-oxoacyl-ACP synthase KasB has protein sequence MSEAGLTRLSTGNGFPNVVVTGIAMTTALATSADDTWKKLLDGQSGIRKLEDPFVEEYDLPVRIGGHLLEDFDHEMTRVELRRLSYLQKMSTVLSRRVWENAGTPEVDPKRLMVSIGTGMGSTEELVFSYDGMRAKGLKAVSPLAVQMYMPNAAAAAVGLERKARAGVVTPVSACASGSEGIAHAWRNIVLGEADVAICGGVETKIEAVPIAGFAQMRIVLSTTNDDPAGACRPFDKDRNGFVFGEAGALMVIETEEHAKARGANILARIMGASITSDGYHIVAPDPNGEQAGHAMTRAIELAGLQPTDIDHVNAHATGTSVGDVAEGKAINNAMGGHKPAVYAPKAALGHSVGAVGAVESILTVMALRDGIIPPTLNLRNLDPEIDLDVVAGEPRSGNYQYAINNSFGFGGHNVALAFGKY, from the coding sequence ATGTCGGAGGCAGGGTTGACGCGTTTATCGACAGGAAACGGTTTCCCCAACGTGGTCGTCACGGGCATCGCCATGACGACCGCCCTGGCAACCAGCGCGGACGACACCTGGAAGAAGCTGCTGGACGGTCAGAGCGGCATCCGCAAGCTCGAGGATCCGTTCGTCGAAGAGTATGACCTGCCGGTTCGCATCGGCGGACATCTCCTCGAGGACTTCGACCACGAGATGACGCGGGTGGAACTGCGCCGATTGTCGTATCTGCAGAAGATGTCGACGGTGCTGAGTCGCCGGGTGTGGGAGAACGCCGGCACACCCGAGGTGGACCCGAAGCGGCTGATGGTGTCGATCGGCACCGGCATGGGCTCCACCGAGGAGTTGGTGTTCAGCTACGACGGCATGCGCGCCAAGGGTCTGAAAGCGGTTTCGCCGCTGGCCGTGCAGATGTACATGCCCAACGCCGCAGCCGCGGCGGTGGGACTGGAGCGCAAGGCGCGCGCCGGGGTGGTCACTCCGGTGTCGGCCTGCGCGTCGGGCTCGGAGGGCATTGCGCACGCTTGGCGCAACATCGTGCTCGGCGAGGCCGACGTCGCGATCTGCGGTGGCGTGGAGACCAAGATCGAGGCGGTGCCGATCGCCGGCTTCGCCCAGATGCGAATCGTGTTGTCCACCACCAACGATGACCCGGCCGGCGCTTGCCGGCCGTTCGACAAGGACCGTAACGGGTTCGTGTTCGGCGAAGCGGGCGCACTGATGGTCATCGAGACCGAAGAGCACGCCAAGGCCCGCGGCGCGAACATCCTCGCCCGGATCATGGGGGCGAGCATCACCTCGGACGGCTACCACATCGTGGCGCCCGATCCGAACGGCGAGCAGGCCGGTCACGCGATGACGCGTGCGATCGAGCTCGCCGGGTTGCAGCCGACCGACATCGACCACGTCAACGCGCATGCCACCGGCACCAGCGTGGGCGACGTGGCCGAAGGCAAGGCGATCAACAACGCGATGGGCGGCCACAAGCCGGCGGTGTACGCGCCCAAGGCGGCGCTCGGCCACTCGGTCGGCGCGGTCGGCGCGGTGGAGTCCATCCTGACCGTGATGGCGTTGCGCGACGGCATCATTCCGCCGACGCTCAACCTGCGCAACCTCGATCCGGAGATCGATCTGGACGTGGTCGCCGGGGAGCCGCGGTCGGGCAATTACCAATACGCGATCAACAACTCGTTCGGATTCGGTGGGCACAACGTCGCGCTCGCGTTCGGGAAGTACTGA
- a CDS encoding glycerol-3-phosphate dehydrogenase/oxidase, with product MRGSTALNAARRAAELAALADGECVDVLVIGGGITGAGIALDAATRGCSVALVEKHDLAFGTSRWSSKLVHGGLRYLATGNVGIARRSAVERGTLMTRNAPHLVKAMPQLVPLLPSMSAASRALVRVGFTAGDGLRKLAGTPASTLPRSRRVDARRAVELAPTVRRDGLDGALLAYDGQLIDDARLVTAVARTAAQHGARVLTRVEASSATGTSVTLTDQLTGDSFDVTARAVINASGVWAGQVDPSLKLRPSRGTHLVFDAATFGNPVAALTVPIPGEINRFVFAMPEQLGRVYLGLTDEDAPGPIPDVPQPTPDETSFLLDTVNTALDVALRPSDVIGAYAGLRPLIDTGAGRTADVSREHAVVESPSGVISVIGGKLTEYRYMAEDVLDQAIALRGLTASRCRTRNLPLVGAPSNPVATLRHPPEMPGSLVSRFGAEAPNVIAAASCDRPTEPVAEGIDVIRAEFEYAVSHEGALTVDDIVDRRTRIGLVESDRRRVLAIAEEFAIPVS from the coding sequence GTGAGGGGCTCAACGGCGTTGAACGCCGCGCGCCGCGCTGCCGAACTGGCGGCGCTCGCCGACGGTGAATGCGTCGACGTCCTGGTGATCGGCGGCGGTATCACCGGCGCCGGCATCGCGCTGGACGCCGCTACCCGCGGGTGCAGCGTCGCGTTGGTGGAAAAGCACGACCTGGCGTTCGGCACCAGCCGGTGGAGTTCGAAGCTGGTGCACGGCGGGCTGCGCTACCTGGCGACGGGCAATGTCGGCATTGCCCGGCGCAGCGCAGTCGAACGCGGAACCCTCATGACCCGCAACGCGCCTCATCTGGTCAAGGCCATGCCGCAGCTGGTTCCGCTGCTTCCGTCGATGAGTGCGGCATCGCGCGCGCTGGTGCGCGTCGGCTTCACGGCAGGCGACGGCCTGCGCAAACTGGCGGGCACACCGGCTTCGACGCTGCCGCGATCGCGGCGGGTCGATGCGCGCCGTGCGGTCGAGCTGGCACCCACCGTGCGGCGCGACGGCCTCGACGGTGCGTTGCTCGCATATGACGGCCAGTTGATCGACGACGCCCGCCTGGTCACCGCCGTGGCGCGTACGGCCGCGCAGCACGGGGCCCGGGTACTGACGCGCGTCGAGGCGTCGTCGGCCACTGGTACCTCGGTGACGCTGACCGACCAGCTCACCGGTGACTCGTTCGACGTCACCGCGCGCGCGGTGATCAATGCCTCCGGGGTGTGGGCGGGGCAGGTCGACCCGTCGCTCAAGCTGCGGCCCAGCCGCGGAACGCATCTGGTGTTCGATGCGGCGACGTTCGGTAACCCCGTTGCGGCGCTGACGGTCCCGATCCCCGGCGAGATCAACCGCTTCGTGTTCGCGATGCCCGAGCAGTTGGGCCGGGTTTACCTGGGGCTGACCGACGAGGACGCCCCCGGGCCGATACCCGATGTGCCGCAACCCACGCCGGACGAAACCTCGTTCCTGCTGGACACCGTCAACACCGCCCTGGATGTCGCGTTGCGGCCGTCGGACGTGATCGGCGCCTACGCGGGCCTGCGACCGCTCATCGACACAGGTGCCGGTCGCACGGCCGACGTGTCGCGCGAACACGCGGTGGTCGAATCGCCATCGGGGGTCATCAGCGTGATCGGCGGCAAGCTCACCGAATACCGGTACATGGCCGAGGACGTTCTCGACCAGGCCATCGCTTTGCGGGGACTGACGGCGTCGCGCTGCCGCACCCGCAATCTGCCGCTGGTCGGCGCCCCGTCGAATCCGGTTGCCACACTTCGTCATCCACCGGAGATGCCGGGCTCGCTGGTTTCCCGCTTCGGCGCCGAGGCGCCGAACGTCATCGCGGCGGCCAGTTGCGACCGACCTACCGAACCCGTCGCCGAGGGTATCGACGTCATCCGCGCGGAGTTCGAGTACGCGGTGTCGCACGAGGGCGCGCTGACCGTCGATGACATCGTCGACCGTCGTACCCGCATCGGCCTGGTCGAGTCCGACCGCCGCCGAGTGCTGGCCATCGCGGAGGAGTTCGCGATACCGGTGTCCTAA
- a CDS encoding acyl-CoA carboxylase subunit beta: MTTMAPETVGESLDPRDPLLRLSTFFDDGSVELLHERDRSGVLAAAGTVNGVRTIAFCTDGTVMGGAMGVDGCAHIVSAYDQAIEEQSPIVGIWHSGGARLAEGVKALHAVGLVFEAMIRASGYVPQISVVVGFAAGGAAYGPALTDVIVMAPESRVFVTGPDVVRSVTGEDVDMASLGGPDTHHKKSGVCHIVADDELDAYERGRRLVGLFCQQGHFDRAKAEAGDTDLHALLPESARRAYDVHPLVEALLDEGVPFEEFQGKWAPSIVIGLGRLSGRTVGVIANNPLRLGGCLNSESAEKAARFVRLCDAFGIPIVNIVDVPGYLPGVDQEWGGVVRRGAKLLHAFGECSVPRVTLVTRKIYGGAYIAMNSRSLGATKVYAWPDAEVAVMGAKAAVGILHKKKLAAAPEDEREALHEQLAAEHEKLAGGVDSAIDIGVVDEKIDPAHTRSKLTQALAEAPARRGRHKNIPL, translated from the coding sequence ATGACGACCATGGCCCCCGAGACAGTCGGCGAATCGCTGGACCCCCGCGATCCGCTGCTGCGCTTGAGCACCTTCTTCGACGACGGCAGTGTCGAGCTGCTGCACGAGCGTGACCGCTCGGGCGTACTCGCCGCGGCCGGAACCGTCAACGGCGTGCGCACCATCGCGTTCTGCACGGACGGCACCGTCATGGGTGGGGCCATGGGCGTCGACGGTTGTGCCCACATCGTCAGCGCCTACGACCAGGCGATCGAGGAGCAGAGTCCGATCGTGGGGATCTGGCACTCGGGCGGCGCGCGGCTGGCGGAAGGCGTGAAGGCGCTACACGCGGTCGGTTTGGTGTTCGAGGCGATGATCCGGGCGTCCGGGTACGTTCCCCAGATCTCGGTCGTCGTCGGCTTCGCCGCCGGCGGCGCGGCCTACGGCCCGGCGCTGACCGACGTGATCGTGATGGCGCCCGAGAGCCGGGTTTTCGTCACCGGTCCCGACGTGGTCCGCAGTGTGACCGGCGAGGACGTCGACATGGCGAGCCTCGGCGGGCCGGACACCCACCACAAGAAGTCCGGCGTGTGCCACATCGTCGCCGACGACGAACTCGACGCCTACGAGCGCGGCCGTCGGCTGGTCGGATTGTTCTGCCAGCAGGGCCATTTCGACCGCGCCAAGGCCGAAGCGGGCGACACCGACCTGCACGCGCTGCTGCCGGAGTCCGCGCGCCGCGCATACGACGTGCACCCACTCGTCGAAGCCCTGTTGGACGAGGGCGTGCCGTTCGAGGAGTTCCAGGGCAAGTGGGCCCCGTCGATCGTCATCGGCCTGGGTCGGCTGTCCGGTCGCACCGTCGGCGTCATCGCCAACAACCCGCTACGTCTCGGCGGCTGCCTGAACTCCGAAAGTGCGGAGAAGGCAGCGCGATTCGTGCGGCTGTGCGATGCGTTCGGCATCCCGATCGTCAACATCGTCGACGTGCCCGGCTACCTGCCCGGTGTGGATCAGGAATGGGGCGGAGTCGTGCGCCGCGGCGCCAAGCTGCTGCACGCGTTCGGCGAGTGCTCGGTCCCCCGGGTCACGCTGGTGACGCGGAAGATCTACGGCGGCGCGTACATCGCGATGAACTCGCGCTCGCTGGGTGCGACGAAGGTCTACGCCTGGCCCGACGCCGAGGTCGCGGTCATGGGCGCCAAGGCCGCGGTCGGCATCCTGCACAAGAAGAAGTTGGCCGCCGCGCCGGAGGACGAGCGCGAGGCGTTGCACGAGCAGTTGGCCGCCGAGCACGAGAAGCTCGCCGGCGGAGTGGATTCGGCGATCGACATCGGCGTCGTCGACGAGAAGATCGATCCGGCGCACACCCGGTCGAAGCTGACGCAGGCGCTGGCCGAGGCGCCGGCGCGTCGCGGCCGACACAAGAACATCCCGCTGTAA
- the kasA gene encoding 3-oxoacyl-ACP synthase KasA, protein MSRPSTANGGFPNVVVTAVTATTSIAADIESTWKGLLAGESGIRVLEDEFVTKWDLPVRIGGHLVDAIDDHMTRLDMRRMSYVQRMAKYLSGQLWETAGTPEVDPDRFAVVVGTGLGGGEKIVETYDAMNEGGPRKVSPLAVQMIMPNGAAAVIGLQLGARAGVITPVSACSSGSEAIAHGWRQIVMGDADIAVVGGVEGGIEALPIAAFSMMRAMSTNNEDPAGASRPFDKNRDGFVFGEAGALMIIETEEHAKARGAKPLARLMGAGITSDAFHMVAPASDGLRAGQAMKRAMETAGLEPKDIDHINAHATATSIGDAAEANAIRSAGVEHAPVYAPKSALGHSIGAVGALESALTVLSLRDGVIPPTLNYETPDPEIDLDVVAGEPRYGDYQYAINNSFGFGGHNVALAFGRY, encoded by the coding sequence ATGAGTAGACCTTCCACTGCTAACGGCGGTTTCCCAAACGTCGTCGTGACCGCCGTCACGGCGACCACGTCGATCGCGGCGGACATCGAGAGCACGTGGAAGGGGCTGCTGGCCGGCGAAAGCGGCATCCGCGTCCTCGAGGACGAGTTCGTCACCAAGTGGGACCTGCCGGTCCGCATCGGTGGGCACCTCGTCGACGCGATCGACGACCATATGACGCGACTGGACATGCGGCGGATGTCGTATGTCCAGCGCATGGCCAAGTACCTCAGTGGCCAGCTCTGGGAGACCGCAGGTACGCCTGAGGTCGATCCGGATCGCTTCGCCGTGGTCGTCGGCACCGGTCTGGGTGGCGGCGAGAAGATCGTCGAGACCTACGACGCGATGAACGAGGGCGGCCCCCGCAAGGTGTCGCCGCTCGCCGTGCAGATGATCATGCCGAACGGTGCGGCCGCGGTGATCGGTTTGCAGTTGGGCGCCAGGGCCGGGGTCATCACCCCGGTCTCGGCGTGCTCATCGGGTTCGGAGGCCATCGCCCACGGCTGGCGCCAGATCGTGATGGGCGACGCGGATATCGCGGTCGTCGGCGGTGTCGAGGGCGGAATCGAGGCGCTGCCGATCGCGGCGTTCTCGATGATGCGCGCGATGTCGACCAACAACGAGGATCCCGCGGGCGCGTCCCGGCCGTTCGACAAGAACCGCGACGGGTTCGTCTTCGGTGAGGCCGGTGCGCTGATGATCATCGAGACCGAGGAGCACGCCAAGGCCCGCGGCGCCAAGCCGTTGGCCCGTCTGATGGGCGCGGGCATCACGTCCGATGCCTTCCACATGGTCGCGCCGGCGTCCGATGGCCTGCGTGCGGGCCAGGCCATGAAGCGTGCGATGGAGACCGCGGGCCTGGAGCCCAAGGACATCGACCACATCAACGCCCACGCCACCGCGACCTCGATCGGCGACGCCGCCGAGGCCAATGCGATTCGGTCGGCCGGCGTCGAGCACGCACCGGTCTACGCGCCGAAATCGGCGCTCGGCCACTCCATCGGAGCGGTCGGCGCGCTGGAGTCGGCACTGACCGTGCTCTCGCTGCGTGATGGCGTCATCCCCCCGACGCTGAACTACGAGACCCCCGATCCTGAGATCGATCTCGATGTGGTTGCAGGCGAGCCTCGTTACGGCGACTACCAGTACGCCATCAACAACTCGTTCGGCTTCGGTGGACACAATGTCGCCCTGGCCTTTGGGCGCTACTGA